The Vicia villosa cultivar HV-30 ecotype Madison, WI linkage group LG1, Vvil1.0, whole genome shotgun sequence genome includes a region encoding these proteins:
- the LOC131662537 gene encoding uncharacterized mitochondrial protein AtMg00810-like, producing the protein MSDHTLFTKNEGGGDVLIVNLYVDDLIFTGSSEKIFKEFKSSMKKEFEMIDMGCMRYFLGVEVTQTSNGIFICQRKYANEVLERFGLQNCSSVSNPIVPGCKLTKDVRGLKVDATTYKQMVGSLICLTATRPDLTYVVSLVARFMEAPMTMHQQAVKRVLRYLRGTTELGLFYKREGEENLVAFCDSDYVGDLEDRKSTSGYVFKMSN; encoded by the coding sequence ATGAGCGATCACACTTTGTTTACAAAGAATGAAGGAGGAGGAGACGTTCTTATTGTGAATTTGTATGTCGATGACCTCATCTTTACAGGAAGTAGTgagaaaatattcaaagaattcaaGAGCTCAATGAAGAAGGAATTTGAGATGATTGATATGGGATGCATGAGATATTTTCTCGGTGTGGAAGTTACACAAACTTCAAATGgaatttttatatgtcaaaggAAGTATGCTAATGAAGTATTGGAAAGGTTTGGTTTACAAAATTGTTCATCTGTCAGTAACCCAATTGTTCCAGGGTGCAAACTTACAAAGGATGTTAGAGGGCTGAAGGTTGATGCTACCACATATAAGCAAATGGTGGGAAGTCTTATATGCTTAACTGCCACTAGGCCAGATCTGACGTATGTTGTGAGTCTGGTGGCTCGTTTCATGGAAGCTCCAATGACTATGCATCAACAAGCTGTGAAAAGGGTTCTGCGCTACTTAAGAGGGACCACTGAATTGGGgttgttttacaaaagagaagGAGAAGAGAATTTGGTAGCGTTCTGTGATAGTGACTATGTCGGTGATCTTGAAGACCGAAAGAGCACCTCAGGGTATGTTTTTAAGATGTCAAATTGA
- the LOC131662545 gene encoding uncharacterized protein LOC131662545, which produces MPGRGGRNDNAIVEALGMIAGVLGGNANGAGISANRQLAEFERNSPPLFKGTHDPEGAQKWLKEIERIFIVIDCVNNLKVRYGTHVLSEEDDDWWISTKTKLDTDGISITWVVLKWDFLRKYFPEDVRGRREIEFLELKQDNMTVPEYAAKFVELAKYYTLYNNDEVGEFLKCIKFENGLRDEIKQGIKYQRIRRFVNLIDCSRIFEEDNIKMKSSHSRE; this is translated from the coding sequence atgcctggaagaggtggaagaaacgataATGCAATTGTTGAGGCTTTGGGGATGATTGCTGGCGTgttgggaggaaatgccaatggtgCTGGGATTAGTGCGAACAGACAATTGGCAGAATTTGAAAGGAACagtcctccgttgttcaaaggtaCTCACGACCCTgaaggcgctcagaagtggctgaaagaaATCGAGAGAATTTTCATAGTGATTGACTGTGTTAATAacttgaaggtgaggtatggtactcacgtGCTATCTGAGGAAGATGACGACTGGTGGATTTCTACCAAGACAAAGCTGGATACTGATGGGATATCAATCACTTGGGTTGTGTTGAAGTGGGACTTTCTGAGGaaatactttcctgaggatgttcgggGAAGGAGGGagattgagtttttggagctgaagCAAGACAATATGACAGTTCcagagtatgctgctaagtttgtagagttggcaaagtactacaCTCTTTACAACAATGATGAGGTTGGTGAATTTTTGAAATGCATCAAATTCGAGAACGGCCTCCGTGATgaaatcaagcagggtatcaaATATCAGAGGATTCGACGGTTTGTTAATTTAATTGACTGCAGTAGGATATTTGAAGAGGATAACATCAagatgaagtcatctcactctcgcgagtag